The genomic DNA tttggggcaccctctgtgacaaaaaaaaacagaaaaaaaaaacaaaagaggtgcgccctctccacctttgcctatgttctttcgatttcccttgttaccagcaactcttgttacgtgtttggcactatctttcaactttgcattattgtttgattgtgctaatccttcatttgagtgcagccttcccagaactccacatagttctacgacgagcatattttgtttctccaggcaatcgctcctccaatctttcgcgagttccaccggttggttgcagttcgcccctgtgtgcatggtaagaacggataagaatttgataacagcactagtgtgagcgccttgtgacccgttacacccctgttttgtcgtcgcttgtgttcttgtatttgcgctaaccatggcagatgatgtcgacgtgGGGGCTAACCaactgcagggcatacgggcacatgTTGAAGGGCTtatcaccgacattcagacgattcatgaacggctggactcgacgatctcctcgacgaccgagcggtgtgatcagctcgaccttgcacatacggccgctaaggccacactcgactcagttgtggcaagactcgatgcattgcacacaacagtcgcagagttgcagcagggttatggtggtgactcggaccaggatgatggcgaccgccgaggccgtgcccgccgcgtgccacgccgtcccagtaatgattccttttccaagattaaatttaaaattccaccttttaatggcaaatatgatcctgctgcatatcttgattgggaattagaagttgaacagaaattttcatgccatgatattcttgctaattctcaagttaaagctgctattagtgaatttactgattttgctttaatttggtggcgtgaatataaacacaaacatcccaataccattccaaccacttgggagcaattaaaaactgctatgcgccacagatttgtgccttcttattatgcccgagatttgcttaataaaatgcaatgttttcagcaaggttccaaatctgttgaggaatatttccaggaattacaaataggcatgattcgttgtgggttattggaggaaaatgacgctgctatggcacgttttcgtggtggtttgaaccgcgaaattaaggatatacttgattataaggactacacagatatgacaacattatttgaatatgcttgcaaagctgaacgtgaagtgcagggacgccgctcgaagacatattctaactcttttgcaggaagaagctcgacatccaactccgcacccgctctccctgcgccacccacgcccaccactacaccgcgcgagcgaacggccaaacctgcaagcgctgccccttccacaggcgccgcccctcccacaggccgtacacagGATATTCAGGCCGTAcatgggatattcagtgtcatcgttgcaaaggatttggccacgtgattcgggactgtccgaacaagcgcactttgcttcttcgtgacgatggtgagtattcttccgctagtgattctgaagatactcgacatgcgatgcttgccactgaccatgcagctatggaggtacatgtcaacccgggcgacgccgataggtatgaaagtcttgttgtgcagcgtgttcttagtacacaggtcgccccgtccgagaagaatcagcgacacactcttttccataccaagggtgttgtgcaggagcggtcgattcgcatcatcatcgacagcggcagctgcaataatttggcgagtaccacgctggttgaaaagttgtctttacccactcgtaagcatccacatccatatcacattcaatggcttaatgatggtgggaaaattagaattactcgatcagtccgtattcctttctccatgggtgcttattctgattttgtcgattgtgatgttattcccatggaagcatgctctctgttacttgggcgaccttggcaatatgatactgatagcttgcatcatggtcgttcaaatcactattctttcatgtttaagggtcagaaaataattatacatccaatgacacctgaacaaattcttaaagatgatcttgctagagctgctaaaactgataaacaacttgaaccatcgacatctattaattctgaaatcaagttgaatgctcctgttttgcttgccacacgtgctgattttgatgagttacgcgatgctcctttgccatgctatgcccttatatgctctagtgtgcttgtttcacttgatgatgcaccatctttggatattccccctgcggttgctaacattttgcaggagtacgctgatgtctttccaaaagatttgccaccaggacttccaccacttcgtggcattgagcaccagatcgacctcattcccggcgcacagcttccgaaccacgcaccgtaccgtacaaatccggatgagacgaaggaaatccagcgccaggtacaggcgttgcttgacaagggttatattcgtgagtctcttagcccttgctccgttcccgtgttacttgttccaaagaaagatggctcatggcgtatgtgtgtagactgtcgtgctattaataacattaccattcgctaccgataccctataccacgccttgatgatatgctagatgagcttagtggtgccattattttcactaagattgatttgcgtagtggctaccatcagattcgcatgaaattaggtgatgaatggaaaacagcttttaaaacgaaatttgggttatatgaatggttggttatgccgtttggtttgacaaatgctcccagcacatttatgcgtttgatgaatgaagttctgaggcccttcataggattgtttgtagttgtctattttgatgatatcctcatttacagcaagtctatggaagagcatttagaacatttgcgtgctgtttttgatgcattgcgtgcggcccatttatttgctaacctcaaaaaatgcatgttttgcacacaacgtgtctcgtttcttggctatgttgttactccacagggcattgaggtggatagcagcaaaattgatgccattcgggagtggcctacaccgacgacggtcacacaaattcgaagctttcttggccttgcaggtttctaccgccggtttgttcgtgattttagctccattgcagcgcctctacatgagcttacaaagaaggatattccctttgcttggagtgattcgcaagaggttgcgttcagcaccttgaaagataagttaaccaatgctcctctcttgcagttgcctgattttactaaagtgtttgagcttgaatgcgatgctagcggtattgggctaggtgctgttttgttacaagaaggaaaaccggttgcttactttagcgagaaattaagtggtgctagcttgaattattctacttatgataaggagctttatgctttagtgcgcactttgcatacttggcagcactacctttggcatcgcgagtttataattcattctgatcatgaggctttaaaacatattcgtacccaaacaaacctgaaccgtcgtcatgctaaatgggtagaattcattgagtctttcccttacattattaaacacaagtgcgggaaggaaaatgtcattgctgatgctttgtctcgtcgctataccatgctgtcacagttagattttaaaatctttggcttgcaaactgtgaaggatcaatatgtgcatgatgctgattttaaagatgctttcgcccactgtattcatggcaaaccatggggcaaatttcacatacaggacgggttcctgtttcgcgctaacaagctgtgtgttccagctagctcggttcgtcgtttgttgttacaggaagcgcatggaggcggtctcatggggcactttggcgtctacaagacgcgtgaagtgctggctgcccacttcttttggccccggatgcgcgctgatgttgagcgccttgttgcacgctgcactacttgccagaaagctaagtcacgattgaacaaccatggtttgtacatgcctttgcctattcctacttccccttggcttgatctttctatggactttgttttgggaatgcctagaactaagaaggggagggacagtatttttgtggttgttgatcgtttctccaaaatggctcattttataccttgtcataagactgatgatgctagcaatgttgctgaattgttctttcgcgagattattcatttgcatggtattccaaatacaatagtctatgatcgtgatgctaagtttctcagtcatttttggagatcactgtggaataaaatgggaactaaattgctgtttagcaccacttgtcaccctcagactgatggacaaactgaggtggttaatcgaaccttgtccactatgcttagggctgttttagataaacacttgaaacgttgggaagattgcttgcctcatgttgagtttgcttataatcatgcaacgcattcttctacaaagatgtgtccttttcaagttgtttatggttatattcctcgggcgcctattgatttgtttgcacttgatgccgaggacgccccacacatagatgccgctgcacatgttgatcaaatgattagcttgcatgagcaaactcaacaaaacattgctgctgctaatgctaaatatcaggttacgggtagtaaagggagaaaacatgttacttttgcaccgggtgatctggtttggttgcatttgagaaaggatcgttttccaaccttacgtcgttctaaattgatgccacgtgctgctggtccttttaaagtgctaaccaagattaatgataatacttatatccttgacctgcctgcggagtttggtgtttccacgagttttaatgttgcagatttgacaccgtatgtgggcgaagatgaggagttgccgtcgaggacgacttcagttcaagaaggggaggatgatgcggacaccacgagtacatctacaccagcagcacctcaggcgcctccagttgcttcTCCACCTCAGGcacctacagttgctcatccagttgggccaatcactcgagcccgtgcgagagaattaaacttcatcatgctgttaaggaacgaaggcccatcggaataagaagatggcccaacagggcagcccaggtggggcgcctagggttgggcgcgcgtgaccccttcggactccaggggctgcgtcccctttatttagtccgagtcctttttgtttacgactcgagttttgttttacatctagctttagctactcttgaacacgcgcaaatacgcgctgtccttgtgtgattcagaactccaccttcgagtgatatttagattgctcgcctctttttcttgttcgttcttcgattgcggacaggaatcgatcttcgtgatcggctgatctcgcaccggcgaggttggtaaccatcgggagttggttcagcgattgcattggcgcttcgggttcgctcgtcgtagtcggatcgtgagggtctacttccaccaagtcgaatttatctccactcaccgaaagatcgggcactccgactctatcagtaACCCTACAATTTTTTGGACTTTACTTTCAAACAAATCATAAACTCGCAAAATATGATTGAATTATATTCATTCATCGCcaattttatcttttatttctatCAAAACCAAGAATCAGTGTAACATAGCACGTATATGTTAGCTATATCAACGAAAAAAGGCTAGTGAATTCCTAAGCATAAAAAGTTGTACGGTGCTCAAATGATCATTAtgataaaaaaattgaatttaatATTGGATGTAATCAATTTGATTTTAGATtatgttttatatttttatttgatttgatGTATCATTGCGATGCTACTTTGAACCTAGTAAGATAACAAAAATTCATATTTCATCATTATTTCCGGTTCAAATTTTTCGTACATGCGCGCATCGCGCGCCAACCTGACTAGTTTAACTTGTTTCTTCCAACTATACTCATTTGCTGAAGCCATGTCGCCATGTGCAAAACGAATCTTTTGCTTGTAATATTCTGCACATTATCATTACACATTGATGTGACTTGACTTATTAGCGTAAGCTTTTGGCGAGGCCGTTGCTTAGGTGCTTTTAGCTTGAACCAGGTTGAAGCCCTAGGTAGATGGAAGAACTTTTCTATTCCCCCTTTCTGCTATCCTTCTGATTACACACTGTTATTTCCGTTCTAGTAATGGAAATGAGGGGAGGCcccgatttttttaaaaaaaatcatacataTTGATAACCAAACTTCCTACTCTGACGAATCAAGCACTCAAACAGGATGTTCAACAGCAACTCACCTACTCAGTTCTTTTGCTCTGTGCCTTCAAACATTTCTCGGTGATTTCCCAAAATGAAAACAGTCATGTAATTCGGTATACAATGGGGCTTATGTTGGATTTAAGATTACACTTACACAACACCTAGTTCCTCTAGGATACAGGATAATGCACGCCACATTTATCAGCAGCAGAGTTTGTTGTGGCCTTCCACACACCAAACAAGATAATCCTAATATTAACCTCAAAGGGTATGAGTCCAACCTGAGGAACTGCAATTTGTACTTCGTCCGCAAGATCAACTGTTCAGATTAATCTTCAATAATGCAATGGATGAACAATTCGGTAAACCTTCATACAACTGCCAGCACTTGGATGCAGTGACCAAATATGCCTATTAACTGGACGTTACTTCAAGCTTGCATATAGGGCAGAAGGTGCCCCATTTTGTGAGCCAGGAATCAATACAGATCTTGTGAAATTCTGTATGAAATTGTCCATGATAAGGTAGTGGGAGAGCTATAAGAAAATAAGTTTTGGGCACATTGCTGATAACAGAAATCATTGTCTGTTGGTCTACAAAATCATTGTCTACCTTGTAAAGGAATGAATTATGCAAAAGAGAGCAAGATATGCATCTACCCATCAGGGTTACTGTATATATCATTATATTGGCAAATTTCTATCTACCACTGAGAAAAAACAGTAACAATTATAAGAACGACTGGGCACCACATCTTTGGAACCTACTGAGTCAGCAATAATTATAAACAGTAAGCAAGTACTAAAATATCTCAAGATCTTACCATGTTTGCATGGAAGGTGTCTAAGCATATCGCCATTATTGTAGTCTTCTAAACAAATTGCACAAGCTTCCTGAAAAATATCTTCGCTAGAACAGGGAGCACTATATGCTGAGCATGGAAGCTTTTCCACCACATGTTTCTTGACGTAAGGTGGGTGATTATCAACTCCATGACGTAGAAGTCGGCAGTTTCGAGCAAATAGAAAAGATGCAAGAACAGATATGATGACAACAAGTGATACGAATGACATTACCAATACTGTTCCTGCAGTCTCATCCATCGATGAGTTTATACAACACTCATCATCTTCACCCCTGGCAAACTTCTTTAGTGTTTCTCCAGCCATCTTGGAAACGAATATTGCAGGTATGTGTATACCCTCAGAGTCACCAACCACTAAATTAACATAAAGGAAAAAATTATTAACAGCGTTAAAAGAACTGAAATAGATGAAAACAGAGATGTCTTAAAAACAGAACTTCTATCATCTCTAACATTGGTAGAATTTATTCTGGTACTGGGAACTTGTGATTCTCACTTTGATGACTGACTCCTTTTCCCTAATCTGTATATAGGGAAATTCCAGGTCCAAACAGCATTATTATCTATGGTTACCTAAAGAAACGTCACTGCCTTGATGCGTTCAGCTGTACACCAGTGTTAGCTCAACTACATTTTCCCAGCGATAGCACACTAGAAGAAATATCATTCCTTACAGTTCAAGGAGGGGGATATTGCCATATCTAAAATATACATTTGCTTGAGCCTGTTTCAGTTACAGGAAAGATGAGGCCTGGCATTGCTAAAAGATAAGTAGCACTACATTTAACTTTCTTTTTTcggaatacgcaggagagctgcgaatcattgcattaagaaagGAGGTAAAAGGCTCAATTAGCCATACAACACACACCACACACACCCCTCAGGTTCTAGGTTACATACGCGCCCATTAAATTTTCAAAGGTCGACCACTCCTCACCAACGGACGCTGCTAACCCCCAGGTCGAGCAGTGACCAGATCGCTAATGCCTTTGGCGACTGCCAGCCGGAGAACAGCTTCCTCCTGTGCAAGGAGAAGCACCCGCTCCATCTTGGGCAAGGCACCATTAAACACAATAtcattcctttccttccatAGAATCCAAGCTCCTAGCATGACCAGTGAATAGAATCCTCTCCTGGTTCCTTTGTCGAGTTGCTACCAGCTTGTTGCCACCAGTCAAAGAACCCCGTGGAAGATGGTTGAGGTGCAATA from Setaria italica strain Yugu1 chromosome VII, Setaria_italica_v2.0, whole genome shotgun sequence includes the following:
- the LOC101758717 gene encoding receptor homology region, transmembrane domain- and RING domain-containing protein 1 gives rise to the protein MRRRASDSQVHAMSPRVVLLFLAAALRPCAALVRLHSNSFSFTFLDAPARFGPRVGSDGICGSLRAAEPAEACEPIKDSGGRRGAGRKAFVLIARGNCSFEGKVRAAQKAGFDAAVVYDDEEKASLYSMVGDSEGIHIPAIFVSKMAGETLKKFARGEDDECCINSSMDETAGTVLVMSFVSLVVIISVLASFLFARNCRLLRHGVDNHPPYVKKHVVEKLPCSAYSAPCSSEDIFQEACAICLEDYNNGDMLRHLPCKHEFHKICIDSWLTKWGTFCPICKLEVTSS